The proteins below are encoded in one region of Homalodisca vitripennis isolate AUS2020 unplaced genomic scaffold, UT_GWSS_2.1 ScUCBcl_2163;HRSCAF=6640, whole genome shotgun sequence:
- the LOC124371861 gene encoding LOW QUALITY PROTEIN: alpha-1,3/1,6-mannosyltransferase ALG2-like (The sequence of the model RefSeq protein was modified relative to this genomic sequence to represent the inferred CDS: deleted 3 bases in 3 codons), producing MPKNILFLHPDLGIGGAERLVVDAALALIAKGHVVNFVTTHHDLSHCFEETKNGSFPVTVVGDWIPRNIFGKFYALCAYLKMIYAAFYIICFGPIQPDLIFCDIVSACIPVFWLSRCRVIYYCHFPDQLLSKPGSKLKSLYRAPLNWLEEITTASADIILVNSEFTRNVFKDTFKSIQKTPAILYPSINTDFFKRDCSSSLKDILGDDFESDRFIFLSINRYERKKNILLAITALSLLKTKLSEKDWDRVYLIIAGGYDNRVIENLEYYEELKEKSIKYEVQNKVYFLKSPSDDDKLYLLQQCDCLLYTPSNEHFGIVPLEAMYSQKAVIAVNNGGPVETVVDGETGFLCEASEESFSSAMAVCVKDINVTRSLGMAGRKRFEEKFSFAAFQNNLNEIVQNITPLE from the exons ATgcctaaaaacattttattccttcACCCTGATCTTGGAATTGGA GGGGCTGAAAGACTAGTAGTTGATGCTGCTTTAGCACTTATTGCTAAAGGGcatgttgttaattttgtgacaacaCACCATGATTTGTCTCATTGTTTTGAAGAAACTAAGAACGGCTCATTTCCAGTAACTGTTGTGGGAGACTGGATTCCAAGgaatatttttggtaaattttatgCATTATGTGCATACCTCAAAATGATTTATGCtgcattttacattatttgtttt ggCCCAATTCAACCTGATCTAATTTTTTGTGATATTGTATCAGCATGCATTCCAGTCTTTTGGCTGTCTAGATGCCGTGTGATCTATTATTGTCATTTCCCTGATCAGTTATTAAGTAAGCCAGGTTCCAAGTTGAAAAGTTTGTATAGAGCACCTTTGAATTGGCTAGAAGAAATAACTACTGCTTCTGCTGATATAATTTTAGTGAATAGTGAATTTACACGTAATGTTTTTAAAGACACGTTCAAAAGTATACAGAAAACGCCAGCAATTTTGTATCCTTCAATTAACACTGATTTCTTTAAACGTGATTGTAGTAGTTCCTTGAAAGATATCTTAGGAGATGATTTTGAGTCTGACAGATTCATCTTTCTCTCAATAAACCGCtatgaaagaaagaaaaacatcttGTTGGCGATAACAGCTTTGAGTTTGTTAAAAACCAAACTGAGTGAAAAAGACTGGGACCGTGTGTATCTTATTATAGCTGGAGGGTATGACAACAGAGTAATTGAAAACTTG GAGTACTATGAAGAACTTAAAGAAAAGTCTATTAAATATGAAGTACagaacaaagtttattttttaaagtctcCTTCAGATGATGACAAACTATATTTGCTCCAACAGTGTGATTGCTTGTTATATACTCCATCAAATGAGCATTTTGGAATTGTTCCTCTTGAGGCTATGTATTCACAGAAAGCTGTAATAGCAGTAAATAATGGAGGTCCCGTTGAAACTGTTGTGGAtggtgaaacaggatttttatgtGAAGCAAGTGAAGAAAGTTTTTCATCTGCCATGGCTGTGTGTGTAAAAGACATTAATGTCACACGAAGTTTGGGAATGGCTGGAAGGAAACGATTTGAAGAAAAATTCTCATTTGCagcttttcaaaataatttaaatgagatAGTACAAAACATTACACCATTAGAATAA